A window of Pirellula sp. SH-Sr6A contains these coding sequences:
- a CDS encoding 30S ribosomal protein S1, translating into MSDANSLPEPVQDASSSQAAPAASTPAQPVPAAGGPINLDAIRRLRENQQGAASPRPEKRGPKREAASTPGSVPKAESESQASDLPAESIDAEAQAPRYKSNKDKSNKDQSVPIAPKVPVPSARVRFSDEDAALEDALSGANLDQLMIGDKSVQVGRRLEDGSRHPGKVLKVHNANVFISLGEPDQGVVNLLQFDEPPAEGLPVDVLIRSFNNEEGLYELSIPGETISVNDWDDLTEGGVVEAKVESANTGGVECKVGNVRGFIPMSQLSEFRVESAADFVGQKLLCVITEANPRRGNLVLSHRAVLEREKEAKRSERLASIQVGDHCDGTVRKVLEFGAFVDIGGLDGLIHITQLSWDKIKHPSEVVKEGDQIKVRIDKIDPVTGKIGLSYRSAQDNPWNDVETRFPPGSVVRGAVSRLANFGAFVKLATGIEGLIHISELAHRRVASVSQVLQEGQEVEVKVLTVEPETQRIALSLRATQAKPEKESGGKAPEPEVEDVRRAPAVKKFEGPLKGGTGKNNGGELFGLKF; encoded by the coding sequence ATGAGCGACGCGAACTCTCTTCCAGAACCTGTTCAGGATGCGTCTTCTTCCCAGGCCGCGCCGGCTGCTTCTACTCCTGCTCAGCCGGTTCCCGCTGCAGGTGGCCCCATCAATCTGGATGCAATTCGCCGATTGAGGGAAAACCAGCAGGGGGCAGCGTCACCGCGACCCGAAAAGAGAGGACCAAAACGAGAAGCCGCTTCGACTCCTGGTTCTGTTCCCAAGGCGGAGTCTGAATCGCAAGCATCGGATCTTCCCGCCGAATCGATCGACGCGGAGGCACAGGCTCCTCGCTACAAATCGAACAAAGATAAATCAAACAAAGACCAATCCGTCCCCATTGCTCCTAAGGTCCCGGTTCCGAGTGCCCGAGTTCGTTTCTCGGACGAAGACGCAGCGCTCGAAGATGCCTTGAGCGGCGCAAACCTGGATCAGCTCATGATCGGGGACAAATCGGTTCAAGTCGGCCGTCGATTGGAGGATGGTTCTAGGCACCCCGGTAAAGTCCTGAAAGTTCACAATGCGAACGTTTTCATCAGCCTCGGCGAACCGGACCAAGGTGTCGTGAATCTCCTGCAATTTGACGAGCCTCCTGCGGAAGGACTGCCCGTCGATGTCTTGATTCGTTCGTTCAACAACGAAGAAGGCCTCTATGAGTTGTCGATTCCGGGCGAGACCATCTCGGTCAACGATTGGGACGATCTGACCGAGGGCGGAGTCGTCGAAGCAAAAGTGGAATCGGCTAACACCGGCGGGGTCGAGTGCAAGGTCGGTAATGTCCGAGGCTTTATCCCGATGAGCCAGCTCTCCGAGTTCCGGGTCGAAAGTGCAGCGGACTTCGTCGGGCAAAAACTCCTTTGTGTGATCACCGAAGCCAATCCTCGTCGCGGCAACTTGGTACTGAGTCACCGCGCAGTATTGGAACGAGAAAAAGAGGCGAAACGGAGCGAACGCTTGGCTTCCATCCAGGTGGGCGACCATTGCGACGGAACCGTTCGGAAGGTGTTGGAGTTCGGGGCCTTTGTCGACATTGGCGGGCTCGATGGGTTGATCCATATCACCCAGCTTTCCTGGGATAAGATCAAGCATCCAAGTGAAGTGGTGAAAGAAGGGGATCAAATCAAAGTTCGGATCGACAAGATCGACCCCGTTACCGGCAAAATTGGCCTCTCTTATCGATCGGCACAAGACAACCCTTGGAATGATGTTGAAACGCGTTTCCCTCCTGGATCGGTCGTTCGAGGTGCCGTGTCTCGGCTTGCGAACTTCGGTGCCTTTGTGAAATTGGCGACAGGAATCGAGGGATTGATCCATATTTCCGAGCTGGCACATCGTCGCGTTGCCAGCGTCTCGCAAGTGTTGCAAGAGGGGCAAGAGGTCGAGGTGAAGGTCTTGACCGTTGAACCGGAAACACAGCGAATCGCTCTTTCGCTTCGTGCGACCCAAGCCAAGCCCGAGAAGGAATCGGGTGGAAAGGCTCCGGAGCCCGAGGTTGAAGACGTGCGCCGAGCCCCAGCGGTTAAAAAGTTCGAGGGACCGCTTAAAGGTGGCACCGGCAAAAATAACGGTGGCGAGCTTTTCGGACTGAAGTTCTAG
- a CDS encoding glycosyltransferase, giving the protein MKTKIALVIPTLDQGGAEKQLCLLAEGLLQEHFDVHVIVLTHTGPRENWLRERNIPLHFINKRGKLDPFAWWRLYRLFQSLRPDLVHTWIFAANAYGRSAAWLANVPIVVGSERSVDPWKSAWQFSIDRFLAKRAPRITTNSSGVVQFYADKGIPKEYFFLIPNAAIAAPVSDVTKEEIADRLGVPARLKWIVSIGRLWHQKGYKDLIWGAEMLRMLREDTCYLIVGEGPERNRLELYRDNIRAGSQVYLLGERTDVPEILKHADVLWNGSLYEGQSNAILEAQFGGVPVIVTDIPGNRDLVQDRETGLLFQPGDVHRLTRLTNELFRDAELRDRIIRNARRQIELEHSCEAMVQRHVELYRNWLQGK; this is encoded by the coding sequence ATGAAAACTAAAATCGCGCTCGTCATCCCAACGCTCGATCAAGGGGGCGCAGAAAAACAGCTCTGCCTGCTGGCGGAGGGCTTACTCCAGGAACACTTCGACGTTCATGTGATTGTCCTGACCCACACAGGCCCTCGCGAAAACTGGCTCAGGGAACGGAACATTCCGTTGCACTTTATCAACAAGCGAGGAAAGCTAGACCCCTTTGCTTGGTGGAGACTATACCGCCTATTCCAATCCCTCCGGCCGGATCTTGTTCACACCTGGATCTTTGCTGCGAACGCTTATGGACGGAGCGCAGCGTGGCTTGCAAATGTACCGATCGTTGTAGGATCGGAACGCTCTGTGGATCCTTGGAAATCGGCATGGCAGTTTTCGATCGATCGATTTTTAGCGAAACGCGCTCCACGAATCACCACCAATAGCAGCGGTGTGGTCCAGTTCTATGCAGACAAAGGTATCCCGAAGGAGTATTTTTTCCTCATCCCTAACGCGGCGATTGCGGCACCTGTATCGGACGTTACAAAAGAAGAAATCGCGGATCGATTGGGGGTTCCGGCCCGCTTGAAGTGGATCGTCTCTATCGGCCGACTGTGGCACCAGAAGGGATACAAAGACCTGATATGGGGAGCGGAAATGCTTCGCATGCTTCGGGAAGACACGTGCTACCTCATTGTCGGCGAAGGGCCTGAACGGAACCGATTGGAGCTATACCGTGACAACATCCGAGCGGGTTCCCAAGTCTATTTGCTAGGCGAACGTACCGATGTCCCCGAGATATTGAAACACGCCGACGTTCTTTGGAACGGCAGTTTGTACGAAGGGCAGTCCAATGCGATTCTGGAAGCTCAATTCGGTGGCGTTCCTGTCATCGTGACGGATATCCCTGGAAACCGCGATCTTGTGCAAGATCGTGAGACAGGTCTCCTCTTCCAACCTGGTGATGTCCATCGATTAACACGACTCACCAATGAACTCTTTCGCGACGCCGAACTGCGCGATCGAATCATTCGGAATGCCAGACGACAAATCGAACTAGAACATAGCTGTGAAGCCATGGTACAACGGCACGTCGAACTCTATCGAAATTGGTTGCAAGGGAAATGA
- a CDS encoding UbiX family flavin prenyltransferase, with the protein MSDAQSAPLVLAITGASGAVYAARLLQTLVSSGIPVHAVVSPSGAEVVRQELGLQIGGSDRDLSALLGYSWGDDKWAKPTPMAVEAGKKLVRVFHYHDFMVPIASGSFLTRGMVVCPCSGSTLSGIVHATSQNLVVRAADVHLKEHRKLILVNRETPLSVFQLENMHRAAKAGAVVLPAMPGWYHGVQSVVDLIDFVVARILDHLQIQHDLIRRWGTPC; encoded by the coding sequence ATGAGCGACGCGCAGTCTGCCCCATTGGTCCTCGCAATCACTGGCGCGAGTGGAGCGGTGTATGCCGCCCGGTTGCTTCAGACGCTTGTTTCCTCAGGCATTCCAGTTCACGCGGTGGTCAGTCCGTCCGGTGCGGAAGTGGTCCGACAGGAGCTCGGATTGCAAATCGGCGGCTCTGATCGCGACTTATCCGCCTTGCTGGGCTACTCTTGGGGGGATGATAAGTGGGCCAAACCGACTCCTATGGCGGTGGAGGCAGGGAAGAAGCTTGTCAGGGTGTTTCATTACCACGACTTCATGGTTCCGATCGCGAGCGGATCGTTCTTGACGAGAGGGATGGTCGTCTGTCCTTGCTCGGGCTCGACACTCTCCGGAATCGTCCATGCGACGAGCCAAAATTTGGTGGTGCGCGCTGCGGATGTTCACTTGAAAGAGCATCGAAAGTTGATTCTGGTCAACCGCGAAACTCCGTTGTCGGTGTTTCAGCTTGAAAATATGCATAGGGCTGCAAAAGCGGGAGCAGTCGTATTGCCTGCTATGCCTGGTTGGTACCACGGTGTTCAATCGGTCGTCGATTTGATTGATTTTGTGGTGGCGCGCATTCTAGACCATCTTCAAATCCAACACGATTTGATACGTCGGTGGGGTACCCCATGCTGA
- the pdxA gene encoding 4-hydroxythreonine-4-phosphate dehydrogenase PdxA, producing the protein MHFESPKRPVVAITLGDPTGVGPEITAKSLADPNLQQAAQFVVIGSPQALRLACQVTHADLDIHVISDPESIPPHHNRPSSRQVYCIAAGPDDWRGRIEPTIQARGGQAAYEALVLATELALAGRVDAIVTSPLQKKSLQLAGHDWPGHTELLAYLCKVTDHAMMLYLPPGPPKHGGPAGLGVVHVTLHMALREVFEHITESNIIEKIQLAHRVFARIRLALGLDGNPKIAVTALNPHAGESGRFGDEELRIIAPATAKAASSGINVSGPYPVDTLMPKAAEGEFDAVVAMYHDQGHIALKLLDMFDAVNITLGLPIVRTSVAHGTAHDIAWRNIAKATGMSQAILTAVRLCGVANEASRP; encoded by the coding sequence TTGCATTTTGAATCCCCTAAACGCCCGGTCGTCGCAATCACGCTCGGAGACCCCACCGGCGTCGGTCCGGAAATCACAGCAAAGTCCCTTGCAGATCCAAACCTGCAACAAGCGGCTCAGTTCGTTGTGATTGGATCGCCCCAGGCTTTGCGACTCGCGTGTCAGGTCACTCATGCCGACCTGGACATACACGTCATATCGGATCCCGAATCGATTCCTCCCCACCACAACCGGCCTTCCAGCCGGCAAGTTTATTGCATCGCCGCCGGGCCCGATGATTGGAGGGGCCGAATCGAACCGACCATTCAGGCGAGGGGTGGCCAAGCCGCATACGAAGCTTTGGTGCTCGCGACCGAACTCGCTCTCGCAGGACGAGTCGACGCCATTGTCACCTCCCCGCTCCAAAAGAAATCGCTTCAGTTGGCTGGCCACGACTGGCCGGGTCACACCGAGCTGCTGGCCTATCTGTGTAAAGTGACCGATCATGCGATGATGCTTTACCTTCCCCCAGGACCTCCTAAACATGGGGGCCCAGCAGGATTAGGTGTCGTACACGTCACGCTCCACATGGCGCTTCGGGAGGTGTTCGAACACATTACCGAAAGCAACATCATCGAAAAGATTCAACTGGCGCACCGCGTTTTCGCTCGTATCCGTCTCGCTTTGGGTTTGGATGGTAATCCCAAAATTGCTGTCACAGCGCTCAATCCCCACGCGGGTGAATCGGGTCGATTCGGCGATGAGGAATTGCGTATCATCGCGCCCGCGACCGCAAAAGCTGCATCATCTGGGATCAATGTCTCGGGCCCCTATCCCGTCGACACCCTTATGCCAAAAGCGGCGGAGGGGGAGTTTGATGCCGTCGTTGCCATGTACCACGATCAAGGTCACATCGCACTCAAGCTGCTCGACATGTTCGACGCCGTGAATATTACCCTCGGCCTCCCTATCGTTCGAACCAGCGTGGCGCACGGAACAGCCCATGACATCGCTTGGAGAAACATCGCGAAGGCGACGGGGATGTCCCAAGCTATCCTGACAGCTGTTCGGCTTTGCGGTGTCGCAAACGAAGCGAGCCGTCCATGA
- the hpt gene encoding hypoxanthine phosphoribosyltransferase, translated as MKVLLSEDRIHAGVDRLAKELNAFYGESPLTVVSIMTGSIVMLADLIRRLEMPVRISLIQASSYRGGTRSGELVVQDQMMLDIRDRDVLLLDDIFDTGKTLFEVSNRLRQMGPTSLKTAVFLNKLGQSTVPMNPDFVVFEIPNEFVVGYGLDYQDLYRNLPFVGVLEESDLARHSTN; from the coding sequence GTGAAGGTACTACTTAGTGAAGATCGAATCCATGCAGGCGTAGATCGTTTGGCCAAGGAACTCAACGCCTTCTACGGCGAGTCCCCTTTGACGGTCGTATCGATCATGACGGGGAGCATCGTCATGCTAGCTGACCTCATCCGAAGGCTCGAGATGCCCGTGCGAATCAGTCTCATCCAGGCAAGCTCTTATCGGGGTGGAACTCGTTCAGGAGAACTCGTTGTTCAAGATCAAATGATGCTCGATATTCGGGATCGAGACGTCTTGCTTTTGGACGATATTTTCGACACCGGGAAGACGCTCTTTGAAGTTTCGAATCGGCTTCGACAAATGGGACCGACGAGTTTGAAAACCGCTGTGTTCTTAAACAAGCTCGGGCAAAGCACCGTCCCTATGAACCCGGATTTTGTCGTCTTCGAAATCCCCAATGAATTTGTCGTTGGGTATGGGTTGGACTATCAGGATCTTTATCGCAATTTACCGTTTGTGGGCGTTCTAGAAGAATCTGACCTCGCGAGGCATTCCACCAATTGA
- the ubiE gene encoding bifunctional demethylmenaquinone methyltransferase/2-methoxy-6-polyprenyl-1,4-benzoquinol methylase UbiE, producing the protein MMTQVVDKSGDRVRAMFAQIAPRYDRLNHILSLNIDKRWRGKTLRLLRLTPGSPVLDVCTGTGDLALAISKELGPETEVVGTDFCSEMLDIAKVKQAKTVPEGSNLRFIEADTQSLPFEEDTFQCVTVAFGLRNVSDTMRGLREMVRVTKRGGKVAVLEFSKPTAPGLKQIYNTYFLKVLPRVGQALASNDKSAYEYLPQSVQQFPCGEALANLMREAGLVDVRLTPMTLGVVTLYVGTKG; encoded by the coding sequence ATGATGACGCAGGTCGTGGATAAGTCGGGCGACCGGGTTCGTGCGATGTTTGCCCAAATCGCCCCCCGATACGATCGACTCAACCACATCCTCTCCCTCAATATCGATAAACGATGGAGAGGCAAGACCCTCCGGCTGCTTCGACTCACGCCCGGATCACCCGTTCTGGACGTTTGTACCGGCACTGGAGATTTGGCCCTCGCGATATCCAAAGAACTTGGACCGGAGACGGAAGTGGTCGGCACGGACTTCTGCTCGGAGATGCTTGACATTGCGAAGGTCAAGCAGGCGAAGACGGTTCCTGAAGGTTCGAATTTACGGTTCATCGAAGCCGATACGCAGTCGCTCCCTTTCGAAGAGGATACGTTTCAGTGCGTCACGGTCGCATTCGGATTGCGAAACGTCTCTGATACCATGCGCGGGTTGAGAGAGATGGTCCGTGTCACCAAGCGTGGCGGAAAGGTGGCTGTGCTCGAGTTTTCCAAACCGACCGCTCCAGGGCTCAAGCAAATCTACAACACCTATTTTTTGAAAGTATTGCCGCGCGTCGGCCAAGCACTCGCGAGCAATGACAAATCGGCGTACGAGTATCTCCCTCAAAGCGTCCAGCAATTTCCATGTGGAGAAGCTTTAGCGAATTTGATGCGGGAGGCGGGGTTGGTGGATGTTCGACTCACACCCATGACATTGGGTGTAGTGACGCTTTATGTAGGGACAAAAGGGTAA
- the speD gene encoding adenosylmethionine decarboxylase: MSTEEKLLGRHWFLDLSGCLNIPDTPEQLEQIICEAVLLSGATIVQRCFHAFSPYGLTGVVVIAESHVAVHTWPEHQAICIDYFSCSERIGVQRSFDYLIRAFQPHSAKQSTSERRVAFGPTLKQS, from the coding sequence ATGAGCACGGAAGAAAAATTGCTAGGGCGTCATTGGTTTCTCGATCTATCCGGTTGCCTCAATATCCCGGACACACCGGAGCAACTAGAGCAAATCATTTGCGAGGCCGTCCTGCTTTCCGGAGCCACCATCGTTCAGCGATGCTTCCATGCTTTCTCACCCTACGGATTGACCGGTGTTGTTGTCATCGCGGAATCGCATGTCGCCGTGCACACTTGGCCGGAACATCAAGCTATTTGCATCGACTACTTCTCGTGCTCGGAACGGATCGGAGTACAGCGCTCCTTTGATTACTTGATCCGCGCTTTTCAACCACACAGCGCAAAGCAATCGACATCCGAACGCCGCGTCGCTTTCGGTCCCACTCTCAAACAATCCTAA
- the mqnE gene encoding aminofutalosine synthase MqnE has protein sequence MVAPEIQDRLRVVRDKVEQGGRLTMEDGLFLSSPESPLQAVGELANYVRERINGNVGYYNINTHLNPTNVCVYRCRFCAFRSDLRDPKGYVMSDEQILARGQEAVENGCTEMHIVGGLHHQLGYDWYRGIIENLHRAYPQIHLKGWTAVEINWFEFLTKMSSKDILEDLRDAGLGSMPGGGAEIFHPEVRDQICEHKANTHKWLEIHQSAHEIGLKTNCTMLYGHVEQAYHRIDHLLKLRGLQDKTGGFQTFIPLAFHPENTKLSHLKKPSALMDLRTMAVSRLMLDNVPHVKAYWIMLGIGTAQTALAYGADDIDGTVRHELIYHDAGATTPEILSVDQIKQLIVEAGREPVERDTVYRRVHRNPNDFKEWSIGEDVPVLLSV, from the coding sequence ATGGTAGCACCTGAGATACAAGACCGATTGCGAGTTGTTCGCGACAAAGTGGAGCAAGGCGGAAGGCTGACCATGGAGGATGGTTTGTTCCTCTCGTCTCCAGAGTCACCGCTGCAGGCCGTGGGTGAGTTGGCCAACTATGTTCGGGAGCGGATCAACGGGAATGTTGGTTATTACAACATCAATACCCACTTGAACCCAACCAATGTCTGCGTGTATCGCTGCCGATTTTGCGCTTTCCGTTCGGACTTGCGGGATCCGAAGGGATATGTGATGAGCGACGAGCAGATCCTCGCTCGGGGCCAAGAAGCGGTTGAAAACGGCTGTACCGAGATGCACATTGTGGGCGGGCTTCATCATCAGCTCGGATACGATTGGTACCGTGGGATCATCGAAAACCTGCACCGAGCTTATCCGCAGATTCACTTGAAAGGGTGGACGGCTGTGGAGATCAATTGGTTTGAATTTCTAACCAAGATGAGTTCCAAAGACATTTTGGAGGACCTGCGAGACGCAGGGCTTGGAAGCATGCCTGGCGGAGGGGCCGAGATTTTTCACCCAGAGGTTCGCGATCAGATCTGCGAACACAAAGCGAACACCCACAAGTGGTTGGAGATTCATCAGTCTGCGCATGAAATCGGATTGAAGACCAATTGCACAATGCTGTATGGGCATGTGGAGCAAGCCTACCATCGGATAGACCATCTGCTGAAGCTGCGAGGGTTGCAGGACAAGACCGGAGGTTTTCAAACGTTCATACCACTCGCATTCCATCCTGAGAATACGAAGCTTTCACATTTGAAGAAGCCTTCCGCGCTGATGGATCTACGGACGATGGCTGTATCGCGATTGATGCTTGACAATGTTCCGCACGTCAAAGCTTATTGGATCATGCTGGGAATTGGTACGGCTCAAACCGCTTTAGCTTACGGCGCGGACGATATCGATGGTACGGTTCGTCACGAACTGATCTACCACGATGCGGGGGCGACGACTCCCGAGATCTTGAGCGTGGATCAGATCAAGCAATTGATTGTAGAGGCAGGACGCGAGCCCGTTGAGCGTGATACCGTTTACCGGCGAGTGCATCGCAATCCGAATGACTTCAAAGAATGGAGCATCGGGGAGGACGTGCCTGTCCTGCTCAGCGTTTGA
- a CDS encoding TlpA family protein disulfide reductase, with amino-acid sequence MSDSTSSAPSPSKFAKPSYLPLLLAALFMTVGITALVYLGREETRLRGTPIGELDLQPLLFPENAVDPAELRGKVVVLHFWGFWCGPCLMEYPEFAKLQKEYIDSADVEFASIACGDRSPDTKDDLAFYTKKYLDREKIEDMPIYWDPAEFSRQQVSLLFKSGGFSYPTTIVLDKQGKIADIWRGAINGNTLKNSIEAARKQ; translated from the coding sequence ATGAGCGATTCCACCTCCTCTGCTCCCAGCCCCTCGAAGTTTGCAAAACCTTCCTACCTTCCACTTCTGCTGGCAGCACTTTTCATGACCGTTGGGATCACGGCTCTTGTCTACCTCGGAAGAGAAGAAACCCGGTTGCGTGGAACGCCCATCGGGGAACTCGATCTGCAGCCACTCCTGTTTCCCGAAAATGCAGTCGACCCCGCAGAGCTGCGAGGCAAAGTTGTCGTGCTGCACTTTTGGGGCTTTTGGTGCGGGCCCTGCCTGATGGAGTATCCGGAGTTTGCAAAACTGCAGAAAGAATACATCGACTCCGCCGATGTGGAGTTCGCGAGCATCGCCTGCGGGGATCGATCTCCTGACACCAAGGATGACTTGGCTTTCTACACGAAAAAGTACTTGGATCGAGAAAAGATCGAAGACATGCCGATTTATTGGGATCCAGCCGAATTTTCCCGTCAGCAGGTCAGTCTATTGTTCAAGTCGGGGGGATTCAGCTATCCCACCACAATCGTCCTCGACAAACAAGGAAAGATCGCCGACATCTGGCGTGGCGCCATCAACGGCAACACGCTCAAGAATTCCATCGAAGCCGCGAGAAAGCAGTAA
- a CDS encoding TerC family protein: MFDLPIAVVLLGQEVVPADLVIVGLLIVLEGLLSIDNALVLGMLAKRLPKHMRARALSYGLIGAFVFRVIAILTAGFLLKYTFVKFLGGAYLVFIAVKHLFLEQSDGGEEKMVLDEDGNPRLVDAETGESLDINRENIEIEQRVPVAAALVTQDGVDPYGKTYPVSAACDVNKHSMGLFWKTVLVIELTDIAFAVDSILAAMALAGSRQEKLWVVITGGVLGVVLMRFAAALFVRLLERFPRFEISAYLLVSIIGIKLLADWAFNSNWSFEGSTWLGSWQPWFASLEESRVELVHAYESWLIGSWPLGMSEHAEGPIKAAPKLLDFHDFRRPECSGFWIVMLSCFFVGFLPKGNTANPNAT, encoded by the coding sequence ATGTTCGATTTGCCGATCGCTGTCGTACTTCTTGGACAAGAAGTTGTACCTGCCGACCTCGTCATCGTTGGTCTGCTGATCGTCTTGGAGGGTCTCCTATCGATCGACAATGCGCTCGTGCTCGGGATGCTAGCCAAAAGACTCCCCAAGCACATGCGGGCACGTGCACTTTCGTATGGCTTGATCGGCGCATTCGTTTTTCGGGTCATCGCGATCCTGACGGCTGGCTTCCTTTTGAAGTACACGTTCGTCAAGTTCCTAGGGGGGGCTTATCTTGTTTTCATCGCAGTGAAGCACCTTTTTCTCGAGCAATCCGACGGCGGTGAAGAAAAGATGGTTCTCGATGAAGACGGGAACCCGAGACTGGTGGATGCCGAGACAGGTGAAAGCCTGGATATCAATCGCGAAAATATCGAAATTGAGCAGCGGGTCCCGGTTGCAGCAGCCTTGGTCACACAGGACGGAGTGGACCCCTATGGAAAGACCTACCCCGTTTCGGCGGCGTGCGATGTCAATAAACACTCCATGGGGCTGTTCTGGAAAACGGTGCTGGTCATTGAGTTGACCGATATCGCATTCGCCGTGGACTCGATCTTAGCTGCGATGGCCCTCGCAGGGTCCCGACAAGAAAAACTATGGGTCGTAATCACCGGGGGTGTCCTCGGTGTCGTTTTAATGCGTTTTGCGGCGGCGTTGTTCGTCAGATTGCTCGAGCGATTCCCCCGATTCGAAATCTCGGCCTATCTGTTGGTCAGTATCATCGGCATTAAGCTGCTCGCGGACTGGGCCTTTAATAGCAACTGGAGCTTTGAAGGAAGTACTTGGTTGGGCAGTTGGCAACCGTGGTTTGCATCGCTCGAAGAATCACGAGTGGAGCTAGTTCATGCTTACGAAAGCTGGTTGATCGGTAGCTGGCCACTGGGTATGTCGGAACATGCGGAAGGTCCCATCAAGGCTGCGCCGAAGCTTCTCGATTTCCACGACTTCCGCAGGCCGGAATGCTCTGGATTTTGGATTGTGATGCTTTCCTGTTTCTTCGTCGGCTTTCTGCCCAAAGGCAACACAGCGAACCCGAATGCAACCTGA
- a CDS encoding UbiA-like polyprenyltransferase, with protein MLTSTTAPARQGIYHQVKNYLEMVRFSHTIFALPFALLATAWSYLTPVPDAAGGGYVPFRIQDLLGVLLCMITARSFAMGINRLLDHRIDAANPRTATRHLPRGALSRRGVAGFCVLCAIAFVACCALFLPNRWPLLLALPVLFILAGYSLTKRFTRFAHFWLGFALMLAPVCAWLAIRGQIIDRAPGDIMPVVWLGGIVSFWVAGFDIIYACQDYAFDRDAGLHSIPAKLGIANALRIAKLCHAVMWIMAILMPWVFPSLGLGWIFSSAVGLVGVLLAIEHRSVSEQSLEKMNLAFFQLNAVISVIFLVVGTVDVWW; from the coding sequence ATGCTGACTTCCACGACCGCACCTGCACGGCAGGGGATCTATCACCAGGTCAAAAACTATTTGGAGATGGTGCGATTCAGCCATACCATCTTTGCCTTGCCATTCGCCCTGCTCGCAACTGCTTGGTCGTATCTCACTCCGGTCCCGGATGCGGCCGGAGGTGGTTACGTCCCATTTCGCATTCAGGATTTGCTGGGCGTTTTGCTCTGTATGATTACCGCACGAAGCTTCGCGATGGGGATCAACCGATTGCTCGATCATCGCATCGACGCGGCCAATCCTCGAACTGCGACGAGGCACCTGCCGCGCGGAGCATTAAGCCGCCGGGGAGTCGCAGGGTTTTGCGTGTTATGCGCGATTGCTTTTGTTGCGTGTTGCGCGCTCTTTTTACCCAATCGTTGGCCCCTCCTTTTGGCATTGCCGGTCCTTTTCATTTTGGCGGGTTATAGTCTGACCAAACGGTTTACTCGCTTCGCCCACTTTTGGCTTGGTTTTGCGTTGATGCTCGCACCCGTATGCGCTTGGCTCGCCATTCGCGGTCAGATCATCGATCGTGCCCCGGGTGACATCATGCCCGTTGTTTGGCTCGGGGGCATCGTTTCGTTTTGGGTCGCGGGATTCGACATCATCTACGCTTGCCAAGATTACGCGTTTGATCGGGACGCAGGCTTGCACAGTATCCCGGCCAAGCTGGGGATCGCGAATGCTCTCCGTATTGCCAAGCTTTGTCATGCAGTGATGTGGATTATGGCCATCTTGATGCCCTGGGTATTCCCTTCGCTGGGACTGGGATGGATTTTCAGTTCGGCGGTCGGATTGGTGGGTGTATTGCTCGCGATCGAACATCGATCGGTTTCCGAGCAATCTCTCGAAAAAATGAACTTGGCATTCTTTCAATTGAATGCTGTGATAAGCGTTATCTTTTTAGTTGTCGGTACGGTGGACGTCTGGTGGTAG